TCCGAGATGCTCGTCTATTTTTATTGTGGTGTCGAGCCCTTCTTTGTAACCGTTAGCTCCCATCTGCTCGTAACTTGGAGTCTGAGAGAATAGATATTCAGTAACTTCTTTGTAGGTCATGAATTTGTATTGATTTGATGATTCAAGCTTTACTTAGGTGCAATGCTACAAGAATTCTATTTAGTTGAAATAATTCTTGAATCGCTGGAAGATTGACTCACGTGTTTGACGATCGCCTTTGAAATTGTCGCTCTCACGGAAACTCTCAAGGGCTTTCTTCTCTTCGTGTGACAGTGTCTTGGGTACGTAAACGCTAATGTTTACCACAAGGTCGCCACGCCCAGTTCCATAACCTTGCACGGCAGGAAGACCTTTACCCCGTAGGCGGAGTGTCTTTCCGGGCTGAGTGCCACTCTCCACTTTAACTTTCAGTTTTGAGCCGTCGATGGTGGGTATTTCCACTTCGCCTCCAAGTGCTGCTGTTGGGAAATCGAGCAGAAGATTGTAGATAAGGTCGTTTCCATCGCGAACGAAGGTGTCGTTGTCTTCTTCTTCGATGAACACCTGAATGTCGCCGCTGATTCCGTTGTTGGGACCTGTATTTCCCTTGCCAGGCACATTGATCACCATACCTTCGGCTACACCTGCGGGAATGTTGATCTCAACCACTTCTTCTCCCTTTACTACGCCTGTTCCGCCACACTCCTTACACTTGTTCTTAATCACCTCTCCATGACCATGACAAGTGGGGCAGACGCCCTGTGTCTGCATCATGCCGAAGATGCTTTGCGTGGTGTGGGTGATAACGCCTGAGCCATGACAGGTGGGGCAGGTTTCTTTGCCACTACCGTTTTCTGCACCAGAACCGTGACAATGGCTGCATTCGATATCTTTGCGTACTTTGAATTTCTTTGTGACGCCTTTATTGATTTCCTCCAACGTAAGGCGGACTTTCAGTCTGAGGTCGCCACCTCTCTGTTGTTGGGCTCTTGCTCTACCGCCTCCGCCTCCAAAACCTCCGAAGCCGTGACCACCGAAAATATCGCCGAACATCGAGAAGATGTCGTCCATATTCATGGATGCTCCGCTGAATCCTCCGAAGCCGCCTGCGCCGCCCATAGGTCCGTTGAATCCGAACTGGTCGTACTGCTGACGTTTCTGCTGATCGTGTAGCACGTCATAAGCCTCTGCCGCTTCTTTGAATTTCTCCTCGGCTTCTTTGTCGCCAGGATTGCGGTCGGGGTGGTATTTGATAGCTATTTTTCGGTAAGCCTTCTTAATCTCGTCTTCTGAGGCAGTCTTGCTGACGCCCAGGACCTCATAATAGTCTCGTTTCTGTGCCATTTCTTATTGTCCTACAGCCACTTTTGCGTGGCGAATCACTTTATCGTTCAGTTTGTATCCAGCAGCGAGGCAGTCTATTACCTTGCCTTTTTTGTCGTCGCCCATACCTGGAACCATTGCCACTGCCTCATGCAGGTCTGTGTCGAAGTCGGCGTCTGTGGTGTCAATCTTTGACACGCCGTTGCCTTCCATCACCTTCACCAACTTGTGATAAATCAGCTCCATGCCTTCGCGCAGCACGTTGGGGTCTTCTGTTTTCTGGCCGTTCTCAATGGCTCGTTCCATATCGTCAAGAATAGGGAGAAGGGTAGTGATAACTTTCTCTCCACCGTTCAGAATCAGTTCGGTGCGTTCCTTTAGTGTACGCTTGCGATAGTTGTCGAACTCAGCCACCTGACGGAGATATTTGTCTTTTAAGTCGGCTATCTGTTCCTCCAGCTTTTCTGTTTCCGTCTTCTCGGCATCTTCACTTTCGGTGCTTTCTGTGTTTTCTGCATTCTCAGTGTCAGAAACCTCTACATTTTCTGACTCAACTGCCATTTCGTCAGTAGTCAGCTCTTCATTCTGTTCGTTGATATTCTTCTCTTCTGTCATAATTGTCTTGTTTTGTCGTTTAGAATTTAATAAACAAAAACTATGCCATTATGAATACATGCTTGCTCTCTGTTCCTTAATCTGTTCGTCATAGATAAAGTCGTCGTATTGCATCAGCTTGTCAATCGTTCCCTTAGGAGTGAGTTCGATGATGCGGTCGGCAACCGTCTGTATGAATTCGTGGTCGTGAGAAGCAAAGAGAATATTGCCCTTGAACTGAACCAGATTGTTGTTGAAAGCCTGGATTGATTCCAAGTCGAGGTGGTTGGTAGGCGTGTCAAGAATCAGACAGTTGGCATTCTTCAGCTGCATACGGGCAATCATGCAACGCATTTTTTCGCCACCTGAGAGCACGTTCACATGTTTCAGCACGTCTTCTTCCTTGAACAGCATTCTGCCGAGGAACGACTTCATCATCACCTCATTTCCGGTTCCGTATTGTGAAAGCCAGTCCACAAGATTCATTTCCGACTGGAAGAATTCTGTGTTGTCGAGTGGCAGGTATGCAGTAGTAATGGTGACTCCCCACTTGTAGGTTCCTGCGTCCGGCTCGCGATTTCCGTTGATAATTTCGAATAGGGCAGTCATAGCCTTTGGATTGTGAGAGAGGAACACAGTTTTCTGTCCCTTTTCTATGGTGAAGTTCACATTGTCAAAGAGAACGGTTCCGTCTGCATCTACGGCTTTCAGTCCCTCTACCTCAAGAATCTGGTTTCCGGGCTCGCGTTCCATTTGGAAGATAATGCCGGGGTACTTGCGTGTTGAAGGCGTGATTTCCTCTACATTCAGCTTCTCCAGCATCTTCTTGCGTGAGGTGGTCTGCTTTGACTTTGCCACGTTGGCAGAGAATCGGCGAATGAATTCCTCCAACTGCTTGCGCTTCTCTTCAGCCTTCATCTTCTGGTTCTGAGCCTGACGGAGAGCCAGCTGACTTGATTCATACCAGAAAGAGTAGTTGCCTGAGAAGAGAGTTACTTTTCCGAAATCAATATCGACAGTCTGAGTTGAAACTGCGTCGAGGAAGTGACGGTCGTGAGAAACAACCAGTACGCACTGCTCCAATCCGCTCAGATATTCCTCCAGCCACTGTACAGTGTCCAGATCCAAGTCGTTGGTAGGCTCGTCGAGCAGCAGGTTGTCGGGGTGTCCGAAGAGGGCTTTCGCCAGCATCACGCGCACCTTCTCGTTGTTTGAAATGTTTGCCATCTGAGAATAGTGTATATCTTCCTTGATTCCCAGATTCTGCAACAGCTGAGCGGCTTCACTCTCTGCTTCCCATCCGTTCATCTCGGCAAAAGCCATTTCCAGTTCAGCAGCCTTGTTGCCATCCTCCTCGGTCATTTCTTCTTTGGCATATAGGGCCTCGCGTTCTTTCATGTTTTTCCACAATGGAGCGTGGCCCATGAGCACGGTGTCCATCACCGTAAATTCGTCGTATTTAAAGTGGTCCTGTTCAAGTACTGAGAGGCGCTCGCCTGGTCCCATCTCTATGGTGCCCTTGTTTGCTTCGAGTTCGCCGCTGATGGCGCGCAGTAAAGTAGATTTTCCTGCTCCGTTGGCACCGATTACACCGTAAATGTTGTTGTTTGTAAACTTCAGGTTCACATCCTTATAGAGAACCTTCTTTCCGAATTGAATCGCCAAATTCGTAACTGTTATCATTTCTTTCTCTTTACTTATATATAAAACTGGTGCAAAGTTACGAAAAATTCTTTATTCAACAAAATTATTACTGTACCTAATTTAATGAATGAATCTGATTCTGCTCCTTATTGTCATTTTGTTCCTTTTTCGGCCGAATTCTGACAGATGACAGATGACAGTTTTTTGAATTTGAGAAGAAAATAGTTTTAGTATTATATATATTATATATTTTATATATAATATATATAATACTAATCATTACTCACATCGATTTTCAAAAACTGTCATCTGTCATCTGTCATTTTTTTCAGTCCGAATCGTCTCTGTTAAAACTAACCTAACTGGGTGAAATGGTTACTCAAAAAATCGTAAAAGTACGTTCCGTGCGGCTAAAAAATGCGTTTGATTGGGCTTAACGTGACGTTTGTGCCTTAAAGGGGGAAAACATCCCCTTTGTGAAAAGGGTTTTCGGCCAGTTTTGAATTCGAAAAAATCTACTTCAATTCCAGTTCGTTCTGCAGGGCGATGATTTCGTCGCGATATTGGGCAGCTTGGAGGAAATCCAGTTGTTTGGCAGCTTCTTTCATCTTTCGGGTGGTTTCGGCAATAAGCTTCTCCATTTGAGGCCTGGTCATTTGCTTGATAATCGGGTCGGCAGCCACATTTCCTGTGTTCTTGGCGCCTGGTGTCGACAGCTGAAGCTCTCTGATGTCTGGACGGTCCTCGTGGCTCAAGTTGCTCTGGCTGATGTTCTTTACAATCTGTTTGGGCGTAATGTGGTTCACTTCGTTGTAATGCAGCTGCTTCATTCGCCTACGGTTGGTCTCGTCAATAGTGAGCTGCATGGATTGCGTGATGGTGTCTGCATACATGATAACGCGACCATTGACATTGCGGGCAGCGCGACCTGCCGTTTGCGTCAGACTTCGATGAGACCGCAGGAAACCCTCCTTGTCTGCATCGAGTATGGCCACCAATGAGACTTCCGGAAGGTCAAGGCCCTCACGCAGCAGATTGACGCCCACCAACACATCGTAGGCACCGGCACGCAGATCCTCCAGAATCTTCACACGGTCGAGTGTGGCAACGTCGCTATGAATATAGGCAGTTTTGATACCGTGGTTCAATAGGTACTCAGACAATTCTTCTGCCATGCGCTTGGTGAGTGTGGTGACAAGCGTGCGCTCGTTACGCTCTATGCGCTTCTCAATTTCTTCGAGCAAATCGTCTATTTGGTGTTCTGACGGACGTACCTCTATTTCTGGGTCAAGAAGTCCTGTGGGGCGTATAACCTGCTCTACCACAACGCCTTCGGCTTCGTTTAGCTCGAAATCGGCAGGGGTGGCAGAAACGTAAATTACTTGGTTTACTTCATTCTGAAACTCTTCGAAGGTGAGTGGACGGTTGTCGAAGGCGGCAGGCAGGCGGAAACCGTATTCCACCAGATTCGTTTTGCGGGCGCGGTCGCCACCATACATGGCAGAGATTTGCGGAACCGACACGTGGCTTTCGTCTATAACGAGCAGAAAATCGTCAGGAAAGAAGTCCAGTAGGCAGTAGGGCCGTTCGCCTGCTTCACGTCCGTCAAAATATCGGGAGTAGTTCTCAATGCCCGAACAGTGCCCCAGCTCCTTAATCATCTCTATATCATACTCTACAC
The sequence above is a segment of the Prevotella sp. E9-3 genome. Coding sequences within it:
- a CDS encoding nucleotide exchange factor GrpE, translating into MTEEKNINEQNEELTTDEMAVESENVEVSDTENAENTESTESEDAEKTETEKLEEQIADLKDKYLRQVAEFDNYRKRTLKERTELILNGGEKVITTLLPILDDMERAIENGQKTEDPNVLREGMELIYHKLVKVMEGNGVSKIDTTDADFDTDLHEAVAMVPGMGDDKKGKVIDCLAAGYKLNDKVIRHAKVAVGQ
- the uvrB gene encoding excinuclease ABC subunit UvrB; protein product: MNFKLTSKYKPTGDQPEAIRQLTEGVKRGDRSQVLLGVTGSGKTFTIANVIQNVNKPTLILSHNKTLAAQLYDEMRGFFPDNAVEYYVSYYDYYQPEAYLPHTDTYIEKDLAINEEIDRLRLRAVSNLLSGRRDVVVVSSVSCIYGMGSPVAMESNIIEIHQGEKLDRNMLLRRLVQALYTRNDIALERGNFRVKGDTVDIYMAYNDTILRVVFWDDEIDEIRELDPVTLQSKASFTEYKLYPANLFMTSQEQTNKAIHDIQDDLSKQIDFFNEIGDGIKAQRIKERVEYDIEMIKELGHCSGIENYSRYFDGREAGERPYCLLDFFPDDFLLVIDESHVSVPQISAMYGGDRARKTNLVEYGFRLPAAFDNRPLTFEEFQNEVNQVIYVSATPADFELNEAEGVVVEQVIRPTGLLDPEIEVRPSEHQIDDLLEEIEKRIERNERTLVTTLTKRMAEELSEYLLNHGIKTAYIHSDVATLDRVKILEDLRAGAYDVLVGVNLLREGLDLPEVSLVAILDADKEGFLRSHRSLTQTAGRAARNVNGRVIMYADTITQSMQLTIDETNRRRMKQLHYNEVNHITPKQIVKNISQSNLSHEDRPDIRELQLSTPGAKNTGNVAADPIIKQMTRPQMEKLIAETTRKMKEAAKQLDFLQAAQYRDEIIALQNELELK
- a CDS encoding ABC-F family ATP-binding cassette domain-containing protein, producing the protein MITVTNLAIQFGKKVLYKDVNLKFTNNNIYGVIGANGAGKSTLLRAISGELEANKGTIEMGPGERLSVLEQDHFKYDEFTVMDTVLMGHAPLWKNMKEREALYAKEEMTEEDGNKAAELEMAFAEMNGWEAESEAAQLLQNLGIKEDIHYSQMANISNNEKVRVMLAKALFGHPDNLLLDEPTNDLDLDTVQWLEEYLSGLEQCVLVVSHDRHFLDAVSTQTVDIDFGKVTLFSGNYSFWYESSQLALRQAQNQKMKAEEKRKQLEEFIRRFSANVAKSKQTTSRKKMLEKLNVEEITPSTRKYPGIIFQMEREPGNQILEVEGLKAVDADGTVLFDNVNFTIEKGQKTVFLSHNPKAMTALFEIINGNREPDAGTYKWGVTITTAYLPLDNTEFFQSEMNLVDWLSQYGTGNEVMMKSFLGRMLFKEEDVLKHVNVLSGGEKMRCMIARMQLKNANCLILDTPTNHLDLESIQAFNNNLVQFKGNILFASHDHEFIQTVADRIIELTPKGTIDKLMQYDDFIYDEQIKEQRASMYS
- the dnaJ gene encoding molecular chaperone DnaJ, which produces MAQKRDYYEVLGVSKTASEDEIKKAYRKIAIKYHPDRNPGDKEAEEKFKEAAEAYDVLHDQQKRQQYDQFGFNGPMGGAGGFGGFSGASMNMDDIFSMFGDIFGGHGFGGFGGGGGRARAQQQRGGDLRLKVRLTLEEINKGVTKKFKVRKDIECSHCHGSGAENGSGKETCPTCHGSGVITHTTQSIFGMMQTQGVCPTCHGHGEVIKNKCKECGGTGVVKGEEVVEINIPAGVAEGMVINVPGKGNTGPNNGISGDIQVFIEEEDNDTFVRDGNDLIYNLLLDFPTAALGGEVEIPTIDGSKLKVKVESGTQPGKTLRLRGKGLPAVQGYGTGRGDLVVNISVYVPKTLSHEEKKALESFRESDNFKGDRQTRESIFQRFKNYFN